The Vibrio aphrogenes genomic interval ATTATGAATAGCAAAATCAACCAAATAGCCTTGTTTTTGCATCATAAAGGCAAAAGATTCTGCCACCAGCGGTGCTAAAACACTCGGCCCAGATTCATCAGGAATACGCACATGTCTTAACGGATATTCACTGCGAGCAATAATGGTTTCTTGTAACTTACGCACACGTGGCATGTATTTATCTACCAAGATGCTGTGCAACTCAGGGTCTTTTTTACAAATCACCACATTAGGATGTTGACGTAAAAAATCACTGGCTTGTTGGTGCGAGTCATCTTGATAAGCATTCGATAAGGTGGCATCTAAACACAAACGCCGCCCAAGCAAGATTTCATTTTTGCCATTAAATTCGCTCACACGTCCATGTTGATCAAAAGTGATCTCACAATGGCCGAGCGATAAAGCATGACACCCCGCTTGTACAACGTAAGTACCAGCAACATATTGACCATAGTCATCATCTTTGCTTAACCCTAACCCTGAAAAGTCACCCTGTAACCTATGGGAATGCCCCCCCACAATCAAGCCAATGCCAGAGACTTGTTTTGCTAATTCTAAATCAGATTCATAGCCTAAATGACTCAGCAAAATAATATTGTGAATGCCTTGCTGATGAATTGCGGCAACCGTTTGTTTTGCCACCTCGATAGAGTCGAGAAACGGCGTATCCACATCAGGGTTAGAAATATCGGCCATTTTATCTAAGGCTAAACTAAAGATCGCAATGGGCACGCCCTGCACTTCTTTGACTAACCAGCCAGCATGCGTGTTTTGGTAGGCAATTAATTGTGATGAATCACTGACACGGAGGTTCTTATCCGTTGACTCCTTCGATACATCCCAATTTCCCGCTAAGAGAGGAAACTGTATGCGCCTTAAAAAATGCGCTACCGGTTCATTACCCATATCCAATTCGTGATTGCCCAATGCCATGGCATCAATATTGAGGGCATTGAGTAATTCTGCATTCGCTTTGCCTTTGAATAAGGAGAAATACAAGGTGCCTTGGAAACAGTCTCCGGCATGCAAAAATAAAAAACCTTGTTTACGTTCAAGCGCTTGTTGCTTTAGCTGTTTAACTCGAGTGGAAATACGAGCAAAGCCACCAGCACTGACATAAGGTTCTAGTTGATGATCACCAATATTCAGTTTTAGCTGCAATGAACTGGGTTCAAAGTAGGAATGAGTATCATTGATATGAGCCAAAGTAAGGCTGACTGATTGATTGTTCTTTTGAATCATTATACCTCTATCTTTATGCTTAACTTGCCAAGCCTATCTCATGAATATTGATGGCCTTGATGTTAAGTTTTTCCATACTACTGCTTGCTTGATGACAAAACTATGAATTTTTAATTTTTCCTTAACTCATAAACTCGCTACTATAAAGTCATCACTATATGAAAGTCTGACAATTTCAACATAATGCACTCTCTAGCATTATATTTATAAGGTAAGCGCCTTGGTCCAACGAAAGAACATGCTCAAAGCCAATACGCTCACCACTTTGCACTAATCCACTGTTAAGGTGACCTATGCAACTTGACCGAATTGAGATCCTTGGTTTTCGTGGTATCAAACGTTTGTCATTAAGTTTGGATGAAATCACGACCTTACTTGGGGAAAATACCTGGGGAAAATCCTCATTACTTGATGCGCTTTGTATCGCCCTGCCCACATCCGGACAACTCTATCAATTTGCGATTGAAGATTTCCATGTCGATTACGCTCAATCGGAACCTCAACTGCAACAAATACAAATCATCACCCGTTGGCGCACCAGTTATCCCAAAGAACATAAGAATAGACGTTATAAAAAACTCAAACCCATTTGGCAAGATGATCTCAATGCTGCCAATGAACCATGTAAAATCTGTATCTATCAGCTCACCGCTTCACGCAATGAATTAAAAATTGAAACCAAGCACCAATTCTTAGACCGTGATGGCAGCCCTTTGGCATTAAACGACAGTCATAAATTAGCGATGGAATTGTCGCGCATTCATCCTGTCATTCGCTTACGTGATGCACGACGTCTCCCAACATTAACCACGCATGAAAAGCTCGACACTCACATTCAAGACAAAACCGAAAAGCGTATTAATAATACTTACCGCCGGCTGTTGGCTATGCCCGGTCATGTCAATAAAGCCGAATTAAAAAGCACCCTTAATGCGATGCAAGACTTAATCGAGCATTATTTTTCATTCGAAAAGCACCCTGCTCGCCCGTTAGTTGCCACGCGAGAGAACCTCTTTAATGGCAATACGA includes:
- a CDS encoding bifunctional metallophosphatase/5'-nucleotidase, yielding MIQKNNQSVSLTLAHINDTHSYFEPSSLQLKLNIGDHQLEPYVSAGGFARISTRVKQLKQQALERKQGFLFLHAGDCFQGTLYFSLFKGKANAELLNALNIDAMALGNHELDMGNEPVAHFLRRIQFPLLAGNWDVSKESTDKNLRVSDSSQLIAYQNTHAGWLVKEVQGVPIAIFSLALDKMADISNPDVDTPFLDSIEVAKQTVAAIHQQGIHNIILLSHLGYESDLELAKQVSGIGLIVGGHSHRLQGDFSGLGLSKDDDYGQYVAGTYVVQAGCHALSLGHCEITFDQHGRVSEFNGKNEILLGRRLCLDATLSNAYQDDSHQQASDFLRQHPNVVICKKDPELHSILVDKYMPRVRKLQETIIARSEYPLRHVRIPDESGPSVLAPLVAESFAFMMQKQGYLVDFAIHNAGGVRSSLNPGNITIADIAGKLLPFVVPIGVYEIQGKNIGLILEGAINNALNNGVIGTGSGSYPYVHNLDFTYVADNPQGQRIQQLKIFSQYGRWESIEEESWYKGTSSAYTMKGKEGYDAILNMHKYGKVTHFSMADCFIEFLQNFPERIQSIAQNVQEHYR